The DNA window GGTGCGTAACCGCGCCGGTTGAGAAATAGCATGGCCTGTTCGCCGCGCTCGGTCACCTGACGGATGGCGGCGACGAGGCCGGGCGCCAGAAAGCGGCCGCGCGGCGGACCGGCCTTGCGCATGTCGATGGCGTAGAGGCTGGGCAGATCGCGACCGGTGGCGCGGGCCGGCAGGATGATGTGCCGGTAGCGGCCGCGTTCCGCATTGACGCGGCTTTCGAGCGACGGCGTCGCCGACGCGAGAATGACGGGGATCTTTTCGAGCCGGCCGCGCACCACCGCCATGTCGCGCGCATGATAGCTCGCCCATTCTTCCTGCTTGTAGGCGCTGTCGTGTTCCTCATCGATGACGATCAGGCCCAGGTTGGAGAAGGGCAGAAACAGCGCCGAACGGGCGCCGACCACGACGCGGGCTTCGCCGAGCGCCACGGCACGCCATGTGCGGGCCCGTATCTTCGGGCCGACGTCGGAATGCCATTCGGCCGGCAGCGCTCCGAAGCGCTCCGAGAAGCGCTCGAGGAAGGCGCGGGTGAGCGCGATCTCCGGCACCAGGATCAGGGCCTGCCGGCCGGCGCGTAGCGCATCCGCCACCGCTTCAAGGTAGACCTCGGTCTTGCCCGAGCCGGTGACGCCGTCGATCAGCGTTACGCCGTCGAGTTGCGCTTCACGCAGCTTGGCCACGGCGGCGCTTTGATCGGGGGTGAGCTCGATGGGATTGAAATCAGGATCGGGCGTTCGGAACGGTCGGCCGGGTGGCAGGTCGATCTCGGCGAGTGCGCCGGCGGTTACCAAGCCTTCGACGACGGAGGGCGACACGCCGGCCGCCGCCGCGAGACCGGCGCGCGTCCATGCCTGGCCTTCGTTCTCAACGAGCAAAGCCAGCACCCGGCGGCGCGCGTCGGTGAGGCGTTCGGGCGGTGCGCTCGTCGCAATCAGGCCACGCAGTGGCGGTTCCGGCTCCAACGCATCCGGGGCGCGCAGGACCATGCGCATCACCATGCCGCGCGGCGTCAGCGTGTAGCGGGCGACCCAATCGACGAAGGTGAGCATCTCCGGCGTGAGCGGCGGCGCGTCGAAGGCGATCTCGATCGGGCGGAGCCGGTTCGACGAGGCCGAAAGTTCGGCCGGTTCGCCGGTTACGATGCCCACCACCTTGCGCGGGCCGAGCGGAACTTGAACGATCGAGCCCGGCCCAACCGCCATTCCGTGCGGTACGCGATAGGAATAGGAGAGATCGAGCCCGACCGGGGTAAGCACCTGCACCACATCCCCGCCGGCCGCTGGGCGGGGAGCGGTGGCTCCGAACAGGTCATGAAGCGAGGAGGCTGGTTTTTCGGTCGGCATCGGCTGATTCGGGGTGTACGGCGATTGATCATAGGCTAAACGGAGGGCCGTCGCCTCGCCAAGCCGCCATCCATTTGGAAAAGCCGCAGACCATGAGCCGTCCTGCCATCATCGTTCTCTCCTCCTTTGTTGTCCGCGGATCGGTGGGCGCTCGCGCCGCCTTCGCGCTGGAACGGCTCGGCCATCGCGTCTGGACGTTGCCGACGGTCATCCTGCCCTGGCATCCTGGCCATGGCCGCGCTCACCGGATGGCCCTGCCGGAGACGGATTTCGCGGCGCTCTGCGCCGATCTTGCCCGCTCGCCCTGGCTGTCCGAGGTGGGCGGAATCATCACCGGTTATCTGGGCTCGGCCGGGCAGGCGGATGCCGCCGCCGCGCTGGTGGCCGCCGTCAGAGCGGCCAATCCCAAAGCGCTGCATCTGGCCGATCCGGTGATCGGCGACATGGGCAGCGCTGGTACAGGCAGCCTTTACGTGCCCGAGCCGGTTGCCATCGCCCAGCGCGACCGTTTGGTCGCCATCGCCGACATCGCTACGCCCAATCGCTTCGAACTGGGCTGGCTGACGGGCCTGCCGATCGACACGTTGAGCGAGATCGCAGTGGCGGCGCGGGCGCTCGGGCCGAAGCGCGTCGTCGTCACCTCGGCGCCGGCGCTGATGGCCGGCAAGATCGCCGCTGCGCTGGTCACCGCCAATGAG is part of the Pleomorphomonas sp. PLEO genome and encodes:
- a CDS encoding primosomal protein N' — its product is MPTEKPASSLHDLFGATAPRPAAGGDVVQVLTPVGLDLSYSYRVPHGMAVGPGSIVQVPLGPRKVVGIVTGEPAELSASSNRLRPIEIAFDAPPLTPEMLTFVDWVARYTLTPRGMVMRMVLRAPDALEPEPPLRGLIATSAPPERLTDARRRVLALLVENEGQAWTRAGLAAAAGVSPSVVEGLVTAGALAEIDLPPGRPFRTPDPDFNPIELTPDQSAAVAKLREAQLDGVTLIDGVTGSGKTEVYLEAVADALRAGRQALILVPEIALTRAFLERFSERFGALPAEWHSDVGPKIRARTWRAVALGEARVVVGARSALFLPFSNLGLIVIDEEHDSAYKQEEWASYHARDMAVVRGRLEKIPVILASATPSLESRVNAERGRYRHIILPARATGRDLPSLYAIDMRKAGPPRGRFLAPGLVAAIRQVTERGEQAMLFLNRRGYAPLTLCRSCGHRFQCPECSAWLVEHRFRGRLVCHHCGHTVPRPEACPSCGTLDSLVACGPGVERIAEEMQTLLPDKRTVVLSSDMGGGIQRLRAEFEAVAKGECDIVVGTQMVAKGHTFPKLTLVGVVDADLGLSQGDPRAAERTFQLLAQVTGRAGRVMGKGIGLLQTYAPESPVIEALVSGDGERFYRTELAERERSAMPPFGRLAAILVSGPSRELAEDHARHLARMAPRDPAVEVLGPAEAALAVVRGRHRFRLIAHSGRDTDLSAYMRAWIAAADRPTRGVEAYVDVDPQSFL
- the pdxY gene encoding pyridoxal kinase, which codes for MSRPAIIVLSSFVVRGSVGARAAFALERLGHRVWTLPTVILPWHPGHGRAHRMALPETDFAALCADLARSPWLSEVGGIITGYLGSAGQADAAAALVAAVRAANPKALHLADPVIGDMGSAGTGSLYVPEPVAIAQRDRLVAIADIATPNRFELGWLTGLPIDTLSEIAVAARALGPKRVVVTSAPALMAGKIAAALVTANETIIAENQLIEGAPNGTGDLFAALFLSRLIGGASDEAALAAASASTFEVIARSVKAGARELELVDEQDALVHPMAMVDIRRLGTSRRGVARPSTIETL